The proteins below come from a single Anaerolineales bacterium genomic window:
- a CDS encoding MarR family transcriptional regulator has translation MTEEELRAIALDVRLLMVISLKMMGRDMDSRLEEYRVPVSGLGIGVIGMLEHYQHCAVNEISRNMLLTSATLIPVLDGLAKNGYISRERDPQDRRRVLVSLTDKGRKLIRIVHDMYTNNALVKTIQAMGGEKCRIFISLLDEFSQHMSEHSDSGEFYHNFQQNHPLKTRLEADKPTTENTGE, from the coding sequence ATGACTGAGGAGGAACTACGCGCCATAGCGTTAGATGTACGCTTGTTGATGGTCATTAGTCTGAAGATGATGGGGCGAGACATGGACAGCCGCCTAGAAGAATACCGCGTCCCCGTCAGCGGCTTAGGGATCGGCGTGATCGGAATGTTGGAGCATTACCAACACTGCGCCGTGAACGAGATTAGCCGGAACATGCTGCTGACTTCGGCAACGCTCATCCCCGTCTTGGATGGTTTAGCGAAAAACGGTTACATCAGCCGCGAGCGCGACCCCCAAGACCGCCGCCGCGTATTGGTTTCTTTGACAGATAAGGGACGCAAGCTAATCCGTATTGTCCATGATATGTACACAAACAATGCGCTAGTGAAAACGATTCAGGCGATGGGTGGAGAGAAATGCCGCATCTTCATCAGCCTTTTGGATGAGTTTTCACAGCACATGTCCGAACACAGCGATTCGGGCGAGTTCTATCATAATTTCCAACAAAATCACCCCCTGAAAACCCGCCTAGAGGCGGATAAACCAACGACGGAAAACACAGGAGAGTAG
- a CDS encoding ABC transporter ATP-binding protein, producing MQGSMAGMPSRGARGKRPKGKGGLRRAIAYLGRQRRIAFYAYGALVVATLAQLVVPQLVQNMTDTITRGSTANTILGLPSLAQGIAANAAGTTIDQLKLDAANAPNFLITAALIVVIFAAVRGIFSFIQSFMGERTSQGIAFDLRNEIFSKIQTLSFSYYDRNQTGQLMIRATDDVEKVRLFIAQGLVLAAQSILLLVATLIILFVTNWRLTLSILWILPVAFVLFGIFGAVSTPLFVQVQMRISNLNTILQENLAGIKIVKAFAREKYEQKRFNVSVESVMRQQLKVSRTFSFLFPLVFLLAQIGQAVIIHSGGIQIISGTLTIGGYLSFSLYLAYIFFPVGQLGFIISLMAQASASADRIFEILDAKSDVTDKPNASELPQIKGDVTFKNVTFRYFSSSEAVLGGVSFEAKAGQTIALLGATGSGKTTIINLIPRFYDATEGQVLIDGYDVRDVVLETLREQIGIVLQETNLFSGTIRDNIAFGRPNATLDEVTAAAKAAAAHDFIMGFPEGYDTPVGERGATLSGGQKQRIAIARALLLNPRLLILDDSTSSVDMVTEYKIQKALDNLMKGRTSFVIAQRISTVLNADLILVLDKGKVVASGKHEDLMETSELYADIYQSQLVGDAEVDEAALEAATLAQGEGK from the coding sequence ATGCAAGGGTCTATGGCAGGGATGCCCTCGCGTGGCGCACGCGGGAAGCGCCCTAAGGGGAAGGGCGGACTCCGGCGGGCAATTGCCTATTTAGGGCGGCAGCGCCGCATCGCGTTTTATGCCTATGGAGCATTGGTGGTTGCTACTCTTGCTCAGCTTGTTGTGCCGCAGCTTGTCCAGAACATGACCGATACCATCACACGGGGCAGCACGGCAAACACCATTTTGGGGTTGCCCTCACTGGCGCAGGGAATTGCTGCCAACGCCGCCGGTACCACGATTGATCAATTAAAATTGGACGCCGCCAACGCGCCGAATTTCTTGATCACCGCCGCGCTGATCGTTGTTATTTTTGCCGCTGTGCGCGGTATCTTCTCCTTTATTCAGTCCTTCATGGGAGAGCGCACCTCGCAAGGCATTGCCTTTGACTTGCGAAACGAAATCTTCAGCAAGATTCAAACGCTCTCCTTCAGCTACTATGACCGCAACCAAACGGGGCAGTTGATGATCCGCGCCACCGACGACGTGGAAAAGGTGCGCTTGTTCATTGCCCAGGGGCTTGTCCTCGCCGCTCAGTCGATTCTGCTGCTGGTGGCCACGCTGATCATCCTTTTTGTGACAAACTGGCGGCTGACGCTCTCCATCCTGTGGATTCTGCCTGTCGCCTTTGTCCTGTTTGGGATTTTTGGCGCGGTCAGCACACCGCTCTTTGTCCAAGTTCAGATGCGCATCTCGAACCTGAACACCATCCTTCAAGAAAACCTAGCCGGAATCAAGATTGTCAAAGCCTTTGCCCGCGAAAAGTACGAGCAAAAGCGCTTCAACGTCTCTGTTGAGTCCGTCATGCGGCAGCAGTTGAAAGTGAGCCGGACGTTCTCCTTCTTGTTCCCGTTGGTCTTTCTTTTGGCGCAGATCGGGCAGGCGGTGATCATTCACTCTGGCGGTATCCAAATCATCAGCGGCACGCTGACGATAGGCGGCTACCTCAGTTTCAGCCTGTACCTTGCCTACATCTTCTTCCCCGTTGGTCAGTTGGGGTTCATCATCTCCCTCATGGCGCAGGCGTCCGCCTCGGCTGACCGGATTTTCGAGATTTTGGATGCCAAGAGCGATGTCACCGATAAGCCGAACGCTTCCGAACTCCCCCAAATCAAGGGCGATGTCACCTTCAAGAACGTCACCTTCCGCTACTTCAGCAGCAGCGAGGCAGTCTTAGGCGGTGTCAGTTTTGAGGCAAAAGCGGGGCAGACTATTGCCCTTCTGGGGGCGACGGGCAGCGGCAAGACGACGATCATCAACCTGATCCCGCGCTTTTACGATGCCACCGAAGGGCAGGTCTTGATCGATGGCTACGATGTCCGTGATGTGGTGCTGGAAACACTCCGCGAACAGATCGGGATCGTCCTCCAAGAGACAAACCTGTTCAGTGGCACAATCCGCGACAACATCGCCTTTGGGCGTCCGAACGCCACCTTAGACGAAGTGACAGCTGCCGCCAAAGCCGCTGCTGCCCACGACTTCATCATGGGCTTTCCCGAAGGGTATGATACGCCTGTGGGCGAGCGAGGGGCGACACTCTCTGGCGGGCAAAAACAGCGCATCGCTATTGCCCGCGCCTTGCTCTTGAATCCGCGATTGCTCATTCTGGACGACTCGACCAGCAGCGTCGATATGGTCACCGAATACAAAATTCAAAAGGCATTGGACAACCTGATGAAAGGGCGGACGAGCTTTGTCATTGCCCAACGGATCAGCACCGTCCTAAACGCCGATTTGATCCTCGTCCTCGACAAGGGGAAGGTCGTCGCCAGTGGGAAGCATGAAGACCTCATGGAAACCAGTGAACTCTACGCCGATATTTATCAGTCACAGCTTGTGGGCGATGCCGAAGTTGACGAAGCCGCCCTCGAAGCCGCGACTCTAGCGCAAGGGGAGGGTAAGTAG
- a CDS encoding ABC transporter ATP-binding protein codes for MMGGLDGARRLMERDVIKPKNVGTTIRRFVGYIGKQWVNLIIVVVLIVFAAWTQVTAPDLIGQAIDCYVFVRPQSSGTSACWYAAEDSRAIDARVQADASIPDAQKQDAANSAKIQGLGSIALLLVGLFIAASVVNGAAFYLMARTGQHALAGIRRDLFKHMHELSIGYYAENEAGNLMSRVTSDTDTIQQVLNFALLSVFSGLLLMTWIGIKMLNANVPYALLSLAIVPLMIWATSYFSGQARRAFRKSREVMGSVNADLQESISGVRESQAFNRERENIAQFQRVNAQNRDANVRAASFTAALTPVLEALGYVAIGVVVVVGGLSVLRNEPLLGATTITLGTVFAFVQYVQRFNQPIQQIAILWTNIQSAIAGAERIFNLIDTPAEITDKPNAKPIPEIKGDVVFENVTAEYKQGEPVLRGVSFAAKPGESIAIVGPTGAGKTTIINLIPRFYDVTGGRVTIDGLDVRDVDSESLRSQIGIVLQDSFLFSDTILNNIRYGRLDATDEEVIEAAKLVSADTFIERLPEKYHTVLGERGGGLSQGQRQLISIARAALKNPRILILDEATSSVDTRTEKLIQRALEKLLAGRTAFIIAHRLSTIRNANNVLVINAGEIVESGTHNDLLAAKSAYYDLYMSQFRREEDMAAVNTSTEMVNKRNGQLNPLTAGG; via the coding sequence ATGATGGGAGGGTTAGACGGCGCACGCCGTCTCATGGAACGCGATGTGATCAAACCGAAGAACGTCGGGACAACCATCCGTCGTTTCGTGGGGTACATCGGCAAACAATGGGTAAACCTGATTATCGTTGTTGTGCTGATCGTGTTTGCGGCGTGGACGCAAGTCACCGCCCCCGATTTGATTGGGCAGGCGATTGACTGCTACGTGTTCGTTCGCCCGCAAAGCAGCGGCACATCGGCTTGTTGGTATGCCGCCGAGGATTCTCGCGCTATTGATGCCCGTGTCCAAGCCGATGCCAGCATTCCCGATGCCCAGAAGCAGGATGCAGCCAACAGCGCCAAAATTCAAGGGTTGGGCAGCATTGCCTTGCTCTTGGTGGGGTTGTTCATCGCCGCCTCGGTGGTGAATGGCGCAGCCTTTTACCTTATGGCGCGGACGGGGCAGCACGCCCTCGCCGGAATCCGCCGCGATCTGTTCAAGCACATGCACGAACTCTCTATCGGCTATTACGCCGAAAACGAGGCGGGCAATCTCATGAGCCGTGTCACCAGCGATACGGATACCATTCAGCAGGTTTTGAACTTCGCCCTGCTCAGCGTCTTTAGCGGCTTGCTACTGATGACTTGGATTGGGATTAAGATGCTCAACGCGAACGTCCCCTATGCCTTGCTCAGTTTGGCAATTGTCCCCCTAATGATCTGGGCGACCAGTTATTTTTCGGGGCAGGCACGGCGTGCCTTCCGCAAAAGCCGCGAGGTGATGGGCAGCGTCAATGCCGACCTTCAAGAGAGCATCTCCGGCGTCCGCGAATCACAGGCGTTCAACCGCGAACGCGAGAATATCGCGCAGTTCCAGCGGGTGAACGCCCAAAACCGTGATGCAAACGTCCGCGCCGCCAGTTTCACCGCCGCCCTGACGCCCGTCCTAGAGGCGCTTGGCTATGTGGCAATCGGCGTCGTAGTTGTTGTTGGTGGGCTGTCTGTCCTCCGCAACGAGCCGCTCCTCGGCGCGACAACGATCACCTTAGGGACGGTCTTTGCCTTCGTCCAATATGTTCAGCGCTTCAACCAACCGATCCAGCAAATCGCTATCTTGTGGACGAACATCCAAAGCGCGATTGCCGGTGCGGAACGGATTTTCAACCTGATCGACACTCCCGCTGAGATCACCGATAAGCCGAACGCCAAGCCGATCCCAGAGATCAAGGGCGATGTCGTCTTTGAGAATGTCACCGCTGAGTACAAACAAGGCGAACCCGTCTTGCGTGGGGTGAGCTTTGCCGCCAAGCCCGGCGAATCAATTGCCATTGTCGGACCCACCGGCGCGGGCAAGACGACGATCATCAATCTGATCCCCCGTTTCTATGATGTAACGGGCGGGCGGGTGACCATTGATGGGCTTGATGTGCGCGATGTCGATAGCGAAAGCCTCCGTTCCCAAATCGGAATCGTCTTGCAAGACAGCTTTCTGTTCAGCGATACGATCTTGAACAACATCCGTTATGGGCGCTTGGATGCCACCGATGAGGAAGTGATCGAGGCGGCGAAACTCGTCAGCGCCGACACCTTCATCGAGCGCCTACCCGAAAAATATCACACCGTTCTGGGTGAACGCGGCGGTGGGCTAAGTCAGGGGCAGCGGCAATTGATCAGCATCGCCCGCGCCGCCCTGAAGAACCCGCGCATCCTGATTTTGGATGAGGCAACCTCCAGCGTGGATACCCGTACCGAAAAGCTCATCCAACGGGCGTTGGAGAAGCTTCTGGCGGGACGGACGGCGTTTATCATTGCCCACCGCCTCAGCACGATCCGCAATGCGAACAACGTCTTGGTGATCAACGCGGGCGAGATTGTCGAAAGCGGCACACATAACGACCTTTTGGCAGCGAAGAGCGCCTACTACGACCTCTACATGAGCCAGTTCCGGCGCGAAGAAGACATGGCAGCAGTGAACACCAGCACCGAGATGGTCAACAAACGGAACGGGCAGTTAAACCCGCTCACGGCGGGCGGATAA
- a CDS encoding NAD(P)/FAD-dependent oxidoreductase: MQTQQTTERIVIVGGGFGGLEVAKRLQRAKAAITLIDRRNFHLFQPLLYQVATGALSPANIAAPLRAILKKNKNVQVILGEVTDIDAANRRVILTDGEEIPYDTLVLAAGVRPHYFGHESWEAHAPGLKTIEDATRIRARVLYAFEAAERESDAAERAKWLTFVVVGGGPTGVEMAGAIAEIARHTLKGNFRTIDPATARVLLAEGGERILPSYPPELSATAARALEKLGATPRVGTMVTEVTASAVTLKTGAGVEMIPTRNVIWSTGIKATPLADALQRATGVERDPAGRVIVQPDLTIAKYPNIFVIGDMAHCKGKEGKPLPGLCPVAQQQGRYVAGVIAARAAGTSEAKPFHYFDKGTMATIGRAAAVVDLRVIHFTGFLGWLVWLFVHLMTLVRFQNRILVFMQWGWSYLTRNRAARLITGDVGLSPESAGVRHEG, encoded by the coding sequence ATGCAAACACAGCAGACAACTGAGCGAATTGTGATTGTTGGCGGGGGGTTTGGGGGCTTGGAGGTGGCAAAACGTCTCCAACGGGCAAAGGCGGCAATTACCTTGATTGACCGGCGTAATTTCCACCTTTTTCAACCGCTGCTCTATCAGGTGGCGACAGGGGCGCTTTCGCCAGCGAACATCGCCGCCCCGCTGCGTGCTATCCTGAAGAAAAACAAGAATGTGCAGGTCATTTTGGGGGAAGTGACCGATATTGATGCTGCCAACCGCCGCGTGATCCTCACCGATGGGGAAGAAATCCCCTACGATACGCTTGTCTTGGCGGCGGGGGTGCGCCCGCACTATTTTGGGCATGAATCGTGGGAAGCACACGCGCCGGGTCTGAAAACAATTGAAGATGCCACGCGCATTCGTGCCCGTGTTCTTTATGCCTTTGAAGCGGCGGAACGCGAGAGCGACGCGGCAGAGCGGGCAAAATGGCTGACCTTCGTCGTCGTTGGCGGGGGACCGACGGGCGTGGAAATGGCAGGGGCAATCGCCGAGATTGCCCGCCACACGCTGAAAGGGAACTTTCGGACGATTGACCCCGCCACCGCCCGCGTTCTTCTTGCCGAGGGGGGAGAGCGCATCTTGCCGAGCTACCCGCCGGAGCTTTCGGCAACCGCCGCCCGCGCCCTGGAAAAATTGGGAGCGACGCCGCGAGTAGGGACGATGGTCACTGAGGTGACCGCCTCGGCGGTGACGCTGAAAACGGGAGCAGGGGTGGAGATGATCCCCACCCGCAACGTGATTTGGTCAACGGGAATCAAGGCGACGCCTCTTGCCGATGCGCTGCAACGGGCGACAGGCGTAGAGCGTGACCCCGCCGGACGGGTAATTGTCCAGCCCGATCTAACCATAGCAAAGTACCCGAACATCTTCGTAATCGGGGATATGGCGCATTGCAAAGGCAAGGAAGGCAAGCCCTTGCCTGGACTTTGCCCGGTGGCGCAGCAACAGGGGCGCTATGTGGCGGGGGTGATCGCAGCGCGGGCGGCGGGGACATCGGAGGCGAAACCCTTCCATTATTTCGACAAAGGGACGATGGCAACCATCGGGCGGGCGGCGGCGGTGGTTGACTTGCGCGTCATCCACTTCACGGGCTTTCTCGGTTGGCTGGTGTGGCTCTTTGTTCACCTGATGACGCTGGTGCGCTTCCAAAACCGCATCCTCGTCTTTATGCAGTGGGGGTGGAGCTACCTCACGCGGAATCGGGCGGCACGCTTGATCACGGGGGATGTGGGGTTGTCCCCCGAATCGGCGGGGGTACGCCACGAGGGGTAG